One Paracidovorax avenae ATCC 19860 genomic region harbors:
- a CDS encoding APC family permease — protein sequence MEWTDPHVTGAQQAGTPSSTGLRRSTLGAGVITLLVISAASPLSVVAGGFPIGIMLGNGAGTPALVLVALALLLMFAAGYTAMATCVTSAGGFYSMVARGLGGHAGGAVAMVAILGYVVLQFGLYGLLGAVTSEAIHALSGWQLPWWSCALAAMASVAYFGYHQIDFSAKMLAGFVVAEYVVVLCLDVLILAHGGADGIHLRSYTPQAISSGNPFIGLLFCFAAFIGFEATTIYSEEAKDPRRSIPVATYAALLLVGCFYSFSLWCLVIGAGSEKVVAAISALEDPTNFLYLLSDQYGGPQLTLVLRGMFIVSIYAGLIAFHNSTARYFYSMGREGLLPAVLGRTHPEYKSPHVASLLQTALCAVVVIGFAVAGADPVLSVFSWLSNLASVCVLALMVCTAAAVIAFFHGRPRGHGRLRVLVLPLLACLGLCAVLALAVANFHVLTGASPRASIVLVGAVPVAALLGLWAARRLRRREPGRFANLGQDRA from the coding sequence ATGGAATGGACAGACCCCCATGTGACCGGAGCGCAGCAGGCCGGTACGCCCTCCTCGACGGGCCTGCGGCGATCGACGCTCGGCGCGGGAGTCATCACGCTGCTCGTGATCTCCGCCGCCAGCCCGCTGAGCGTGGTGGCCGGGGGCTTCCCGATCGGCATCATGCTGGGCAACGGGGCGGGAACACCCGCGCTGGTGCTGGTGGCGCTGGCGCTGCTGCTCATGTTCGCGGCGGGCTACACCGCCATGGCCACCTGCGTCACCAGCGCGGGCGGCTTCTACTCGATGGTGGCGCGCGGCCTGGGCGGCCACGCGGGCGGGGCGGTGGCGATGGTGGCCATCCTCGGCTACGTCGTGCTGCAGTTCGGCCTGTACGGCCTGCTGGGGGCGGTGACCTCGGAGGCGATCCATGCGCTGTCCGGGTGGCAGTTGCCGTGGTGGTCGTGCGCGCTGGCGGCCATGGCCTCGGTGGCCTATTTCGGTTACCACCAGATCGACTTCTCCGCGAAGATGCTCGCGGGCTTCGTGGTGGCCGAGTACGTCGTCGTGCTGTGCCTGGACGTGCTGATCCTCGCGCACGGCGGCGCCGACGGCATCCACCTGCGGTCCTACACGCCGCAGGCCATCTCCAGCGGCAATCCCTTCATCGGCCTGCTGTTCTGCTTCGCCGCCTTCATCGGCTTCGAGGCCACCACCATCTACAGCGAAGAGGCCAAGGATCCGCGGCGCAGCATTCCCGTCGCCACGTATGCGGCGCTGCTGCTGGTGGGCTGCTTCTACTCGTTCTCGCTGTGGTGCCTCGTGATCGGCGCGGGCAGCGAAAAAGTCGTGGCGGCCATCTCGGCACTGGAGGATCCGACGAACTTCCTCTACCTGCTTTCCGACCAGTACGGCGGGCCGCAGCTCACCCTGGTGCTGCGCGGCATGTTCATCGTCAGCATCTATGCGGGCCTGATCGCGTTCCACAACTCCACGGCGCGCTATTTCTATTCCATGGGCCGCGAGGGCCTGCTGCCTGCAGTCCTGGGCCGCACGCACCCCGAGTACAAGAGCCCGCACGTCGCCTCGCTGCTGCAGACCGCACTGTGCGCGGTGGTCGTGATCGGCTTCGCGGTGGCCGGTGCGGACCCGGTGCTGTCGGTGTTCTCCTGGCTCAGCAACCTCGCATCGGTCTGCGTACTGGCCCTGATGGTGTGCACTGCCGCCGCAGTGATCGCGTTCTTCCATGGCCGGCCACGCGGCCACGGCCGCCTGCGCGTGCTGGTGCTGCCGCTGCTGGCCTGCCTGGGCCTGTGCGCGGTCCTGGCGCTCGCGGTGGCCAACTTCCACGTCCTGACGGGCGCCAGCCCCCGCGCGTCCATCGTGCTCGTGGGCGCGGTGCCGGTGGCGGCGCTGCTGGGCCTGTGGGCCGCGCGGCGGCTGCGCAGGCGCGAGCCCGGCCGCTTCGCGAACCTGGGCCAGGACCGGGCATAG
- a CDS encoding methyl-accepting chemotaxis protein, with the protein MRWMNDMRIGARLGLGFGAVIALLMALAAVGIERMAAVSANTERIVDDRYARVAQAHAIENAVHAQAIALRTALIATDLEAVRAEMDKVDAADRAIDVAVRALQDMPGAAEKGLPTLDGVLELRKAYASRKTELSRLVLAQSLDEGGVFLVQHMLPAQQAYLAAIERFGRAQADGMVQFGADALRTARLAQAAMAVLAAAALALAAGIAVVLTRSITGPLSEALALASTVARGDLSVRTETRRGDEAGQLLGALQRMAESLAGIVRQVRESSESIAVGASQIASGNLDLSRRTEEQSSSLRQTAAAMEQVSAVSGQNARVAGETAALVEEARIAAQQGGAAVREVVAVMGEIAAGARSIADITGVIDGIARQTNILALNAAVEGARAAEHGRGFAVVAAEVRALALRATAAARDIKALVQASTLRVDEGARLVQGAGATMEAVVRHVGGIAQRAAGIDDASRAQNQDIVRVAEAMGSIDHATQRNAALVQESAAAAGSLSDQSARLAGVVRSFTLEREA; encoded by the coding sequence ATGCGCTGGATGAACGACATGCGGATCGGGGCCCGGCTCGGCCTCGGCTTCGGCGCGGTGATCGCGCTGCTGATGGCCCTCGCGGCCGTGGGCATCGAGCGGATGGCCGCGGTCTCGGCCAATACCGAGCGCATCGTGGACGACCGCTATGCCAGGGTGGCCCAGGCACACGCCATCGAGAACGCGGTGCACGCGCAGGCCATCGCGCTGCGCACGGCACTCATCGCCACCGACCTGGAGGCGGTGCGTGCAGAAATGGACAAGGTCGATGCCGCGGACCGCGCCATCGACGTTGCGGTCCGCGCGCTGCAGGACATGCCGGGCGCAGCGGAAAAGGGGCTGCCGACGCTGGACGGCGTGCTGGAGCTCCGCAAGGCCTACGCCTCGCGCAAGACCGAACTATCCCGGCTGGTGCTGGCGCAGAGCCTGGACGAAGGCGGGGTTTTCCTGGTGCAGCACATGCTTCCGGCGCAGCAGGCCTACCTGGCCGCCATCGAACGCTTCGGCAGGGCCCAGGCGGACGGCATGGTGCAGTTCGGTGCCGACGCCCTGCGCACGGCGCGGCTCGCCCAGGCGGCCATGGCGGTCCTGGCCGCTGCGGCCCTGGCGCTGGCCGCGGGCATCGCCGTGGTGCTGACGCGCTCGATCACCGGCCCCCTGTCCGAGGCCCTGGCGCTGGCCTCGACGGTGGCGCGCGGCGATCTCAGCGTGCGCACGGAGACCCGGCGCGGTGACGAGGCGGGCCAGCTGCTGGGCGCGCTGCAGCGCATGGCAGAAAGCCTCGCGGGCATCGTCCGCCAGGTGCGCGAGAGCAGCGAATCCATAGCGGTCGGTGCGTCGCAGATCGCCTCGGGCAACCTGGATCTTTCGCGCCGCACCGAGGAGCAGTCCTCCAGCCTGCGGCAGACCGCTGCGGCCATGGAACAGGTCTCCGCGGTGTCCGGCCAGAACGCGCGGGTGGCGGGCGAGACCGCCGCGCTCGTGGAGGAGGCTCGCATCGCCGCGCAACAGGGCGGTGCGGCCGTGCGTGAAGTGGTCGCGGTGATGGGCGAGATCGCTGCCGGCGCGCGCAGCATCGCCGACATCACGGGCGTGATCGACGGCATCGCCCGGCAGACCAACATCCTCGCTCTGAATGCGGCGGTGGAAGGCGCCCGCGCCGCGGAGCATGGCCGGGGCTTCGCCGTCGTGGCGGCAGAGGTCCGCGCGCTGGCACTGCGCGCCACCGCCGCTGCCCGGGACATCAAGGCGCTGGTGCAGGCCAGTACGCTCCGGGTGGACGAGGGGGCGCGGCTCGTGCAGGGCGCGGGCGCCACCATGGAAGCGGTCGTGCGCCACGTCGGGGGCATCGCGCAGCGGGCCGCCGGCATCGACGACGCCAGCCGCGCCCAGAACCAGGACATCGTGCGGGTCGCGGAGGCCATGGGGTCGATCGACCATGCGACCCAGCGGAACGCCGCGTTGGTGCAAGAGTCCGCCGCTGCCGCGGGCAGCCTCAGCGACCAGTCCGCCCGCCTCGCCGGCGTGGTCCGCTCCTTCACGCTGGAACGCGAGGCATAG
- a CDS encoding aspartate aminotransferase family protein, with product MTEAELEALNFADAPKMVSTAFPGPKAAEALALSARTESMARGGGRMPVVMDRAFGVTFKDPDGNVFVDLSAGVGVSSVGRCHPEVVKTMQQQAGDLMHAMEVNNTRRTELAAKISEIAPEGLRGDCITFFTQSGSDALEAAVKFARRVTGRHQIVAFHGGYHGIWQASNALTTGTAYRKGYGPFMGGVIHAPYPYAYRFPFDTTHKSAEQIAGEYIDYLLNTPYTAADDVAAVIVEPVQGEGGYVPPAPEFLQLLRKACDRSGALLIVDEVQCGAGRTGKMWAVEHSGVKPDMLTFGKGMGGDVPMAGLVMRSDLAAKIPDGSAPNTFAANALSAAVALTNIRLLQDPELNLVQRAHDVGLEAQEYIRGFNSPYVGEVRGRGLMIGIELVEDQATRAPLTGEKLGRLMGYVLSHGVLMVPCGRHTNVMRVMPSLTVPRSLLFKALDVFGRGLASL from the coding sequence ATGACTGAAGCTGAACTGGAAGCCCTGAACTTTGCCGATGCCCCGAAGATGGTGTCCACCGCCTTTCCCGGCCCGAAGGCGGCCGAAGCGCTGGCCCTGTCCGCGCGCACGGAATCGATGGCGCGCGGCGGCGGCCGCATGCCCGTCGTGATGGACCGCGCTTTCGGCGTGACCTTCAAGGACCCCGACGGCAACGTCTTCGTGGACCTGTCCGCCGGTGTCGGCGTGAGCAGCGTGGGCCGCTGCCATCCGGAGGTGGTGAAGACCATGCAGCAGCAGGCGGGCGACCTGATGCACGCCATGGAAGTGAACAACACGCGGCGCACCGAACTGGCGGCGAAGATCTCCGAGATTGCGCCCGAAGGACTGCGCGGCGACTGCATCACCTTCTTCACGCAAAGCGGAAGCGACGCGCTGGAAGCGGCCGTGAAATTCGCCAGGCGCGTCACCGGCCGCCACCAGATCGTCGCCTTCCACGGTGGCTACCACGGCATCTGGCAGGCTTCCAACGCGCTCACCACGGGCACGGCCTACCGCAAGGGCTACGGCCCCTTCATGGGTGGCGTGATCCATGCGCCCTACCCGTATGCCTACCGTTTCCCCTTCGACACCACGCACAAGAGCGCCGAGCAGATCGCGGGCGAGTACATCGACTACCTGCTCAACACCCCGTACACCGCTGCCGACGATGTTGCTGCGGTGATCGTCGAGCCCGTGCAGGGCGAGGGCGGCTACGTGCCTCCGGCCCCGGAATTCCTGCAACTGCTGCGCAAGGCCTGCGATCGCAGCGGCGCGCTGCTCATCGTGGACGAGGTGCAGTGCGGCGCGGGACGCACCGGAAAGATGTGGGCCGTGGAGCACTCCGGCGTGAAGCCCGACATGCTGACCTTCGGCAAGGGCATGGGCGGCGACGTGCCCATGGCCGGCCTGGTCATGCGCTCGGACCTCGCCGCGAAGATCCCGGACGGCTCCGCTCCCAACACCTTCGCGGCCAATGCCCTCTCCGCCGCCGTGGCGCTCACCAACATCCGCCTGCTGCAGGACCCGGAACTGAACCTGGTCCAGCGCGCCCACGATGTGGGCCTGGAGGCGCAGGAGTACATCCGGGGCTTCAACAGCCCCTACGTGGGCGAAGTGCGCGGGCGCGGGCTGATGATCGGCATCGAACTGGTCGAAGACCAGGCCACGCGGGCCCCGCTGACCGGCGAGAAGCTGGGGCGCCTCATGGGCTACGTGCTGAGCCACGGGGTGCTGATGGTGCCCTGCGGCCGCCATACCAACGTGATGCGCGTCATGCCATCCCTCACCGTGCCGCGCTCGCTGCTGTTCAAGGCGCTGGACGTCTTCGGCCGGGGGCTGGCGTCGCTCTGA
- a CDS encoding IclR family transcriptional regulator has product MNSLRRMLAVLDLFRPEQPVIDVDTICRELDYTPASAYRYLRELGDVGLLVRLPRGYALGPRIIALERQMTDYDPMLVRSRDLIDRLVKETQLDALISELYGDVVINVLLQRGSDAAPADSGRGKPIDLFHSATARVVLAYLSPRQIRRIYDAHAAGPELEHVGLQWKDFSKSLLAIRKQGYCISEGELHPERIGIAAPVFDEKQRVLGSITLVGRSERFKAFQEGFLCKLVTEAAAELTERIARQ; this is encoded by the coding sequence ATGAACAGCCTGCGCCGAATGCTCGCCGTGCTCGACCTCTTTCGCCCGGAACAGCCGGTGATCGACGTCGATACCATCTGCCGGGAACTGGACTACACCCCCGCGAGCGCGTACCGCTACCTGCGCGAACTCGGCGACGTGGGGCTGCTGGTGAGGCTGCCGCGCGGTTATGCGCTGGGCCCCCGGATCATCGCGCTGGAGCGGCAGATGACCGACTACGACCCGATGCTGGTGCGCAGCCGCGACCTGATCGACCGGCTGGTGAAGGAAACCCAGCTGGACGCGCTGATCAGCGAGCTGTATGGCGACGTGGTGATCAACGTGCTGCTGCAGCGCGGCAGCGATGCCGCGCCAGCGGACAGCGGGCGCGGCAAGCCCATCGACCTGTTCCACAGCGCGACGGCCCGCGTGGTGCTGGCCTATCTCTCGCCGCGGCAGATCCGCCGCATCTACGACGCGCATGCAGCCGGGCCCGAACTGGAGCATGTCGGCCTGCAGTGGAAGGATTTCTCCAAGAGCCTGCTGGCGATCCGCAAGCAGGGCTATTGCATCAGCGAGGGAGAGCTGCACCCCGAGCGCATCGGCATCGCGGCGCCGGTGTTCGACGAGAAGCAGCGCGTGCTGGGCAGCATCACGCTGGTGGGACGCAGCGAGCGCTTCAAGGCCTTCCAGGAAGGCTTCCTGTGCAAGCTCGTTACCGAGGCTGCGGCCGAGCTGACCGAGCGCATCGCCCGGCAATGA
- the ybaL gene encoding YbaL family putative K(+) efflux transporter gives MPHSVALIHTIAVGLGLALLLGFLATRVRLPALVGYLLAGVAIGPYTPGFVADGAMASQLAEIGVMLLMFGVGLHFSLGDLLAVRKIALPGAIVQMAVATLLGVGLATWWGWGLGGALVFGLALSVASTVVLLRALETLGILDSYTGRIAVGWLVVEDLAMVLVLVLLPPLAGWLGGTPEGAADAVAHPPLWKTVGWTLAQVGGFVAVMLLVGRRLFPWMLWQVARTGSRELFTLCVVAAAVGIAFGSAALFGVSFALGAFFAGMVMRESEFAHRAAQESLPLRDAFAVLFFVSVGMLFDPRVLLERPLQVLAVVAIIIFGKTFAAAALVLAFRYPLNTALTVSASLAQIGEFSFILVGLGASLGLLPPEGASLVLAGALFSIALNPILFRAIAPLQDWLRARSAWARQLELRDDPLAELPESTHQRYLARQVVLVGYGRVGRRIAAALAARDIPFVVAEQNRELVEWLRTQGMAAVAGDAVEPAVLIQAHIARAHMLVIATPDTLDVRQIVATARTLNPAIETVVRTHNEEEAQLLESEGVGKVFLGEEALAVAMTTHVVAMAAAQERQAATVPGALDERHASV, from the coding sequence ATGCCCCATAGCGTCGCCCTCATCCATACGATCGCCGTCGGCCTCGGCCTGGCACTGCTGCTGGGTTTCCTGGCGACGCGGGTGCGCCTGCCCGCCCTGGTGGGCTACCTGCTGGCCGGCGTGGCGATCGGGCCCTACACGCCCGGTTTCGTGGCCGACGGGGCCATGGCCAGCCAGTTGGCCGAAATCGGCGTCATGCTGCTGATGTTCGGCGTGGGCCTGCACTTCTCGCTGGGCGACCTGCTCGCCGTGCGCAAGATCGCGCTGCCCGGCGCCATCGTGCAGATGGCCGTGGCCACGCTGCTGGGCGTGGGCCTGGCCACCTGGTGGGGCTGGGGCCTGGGCGGTGCGCTGGTCTTCGGCCTGGCCCTGTCGGTGGCCAGCACGGTGGTGCTGCTGCGGGCGCTGGAAACGCTCGGCATCCTCGATTCCTATACGGGCCGCATCGCGGTCGGGTGGCTGGTGGTGGAGGACCTCGCCATGGTGCTCGTGCTGGTGCTGCTGCCGCCCCTGGCGGGCTGGCTCGGCGGCACGCCGGAGGGCGCGGCCGATGCCGTGGCCCATCCGCCGCTCTGGAAGACCGTGGGCTGGACGCTGGCGCAGGTGGGCGGTTTCGTGGCCGTGATGCTGCTGGTGGGGCGCCGGCTTTTTCCCTGGATGCTGTGGCAGGTGGCGCGCACGGGCTCGCGCGAGCTGTTCACGCTGTGCGTGGTGGCAGCGGCCGTGGGCATCGCCTTCGGCTCGGCCGCGCTGTTCGGGGTGTCGTTCGCACTGGGCGCGTTCTTCGCTGGCATGGTGATGCGCGAATCGGAGTTCGCCCACCGCGCCGCGCAGGAATCGCTGCCGCTGCGCGATGCCTTCGCCGTGCTGTTCTTCGTCTCCGTGGGCATGCTGTTCGATCCGCGCGTGCTGCTCGAGCGCCCCCTGCAGGTGCTCGCCGTGGTGGCGATCATCATCTTCGGCAAGACCTTCGCGGCGGCCGCGCTGGTGCTGGCCTTCCGCTATCCGCTCAATACTGCGCTCACCGTGTCGGCCAGCCTGGCGCAGATCGGCGAGTTCTCGTTCATCCTCGTGGGCCTGGGCGCGTCGCTGGGGCTGCTGCCCCCGGAAGGTGCGAGCCTGGTGCTGGCGGGCGCGCTGTTTTCCATCGCCCTCAACCCCATCCTGTTCCGCGCCATCGCGCCGCTGCAGGACTGGCTGCGGGCGCGCTCGGCCTGGGCGCGGCAGCTGGAGCTGCGCGACGATCCGCTGGCGGAACTGCCCGAGAGCACGCACCAGCGCTACCTGGCCCGCCAGGTGGTGCTGGTCGGCTACGGCCGGGTGGGGCGCCGCATCGCCGCTGCCCTGGCGGCGCGCGACATTCCCTTCGTGGTGGCCGAGCAGAACCGGGAACTGGTCGAGTGGCTGCGTACCCAGGGCATGGCCGCCGTCGCCGGCGATGCCGTGGAGCCGGCCGTGCTGATCCAGGCGCACATCGCGCGGGCCCACATGCTGGTGATCGCCACGCCGGACACGCTGGACGTGCGGCAGATCGTCGCCACTGCCCGCACCCTCAATCCCGCCATCGAGACCGTGGTGCGCACCCACAACGAGGAGGAGGCGCAACTGCTCGAAAGCGAGGGCGTGGGCAAGGTCTTCCTGGGCGAGGAGGCGCTGGCCGTGGCCATGACCACCCACGTGGTGGCCATGGCGGCCGCGCAGGAGCGCCAGGCCGCCACCGTGCCGGGCGCCCTGGACGAGCGGCACGCGTCCGTCTGA
- a CDS encoding M14 family metallopeptidase — protein sequence MNQPFDALRPSRTAAPGLPPRALAPLVLAIAVLAAGCSSTPLPPWPASAPTPLPSTAQTRPAPARAVPPPLGTTRAEVVTTPITETPIVPQPEGAAPPSAAAPAEALPYSAAVAARFPDPSVRYDTPGLADGRRAFTTNAEASQWLHSLAPQAGSATKTAVIEWGRSQRGVPLEALVATRGAGTSLQDLDASGRPTVVLIGQQHGDEPAGSEALLVIARELTQGLLEPLLDRINVVVVPRANPDGAEAGTRVTANGTDMNRDHLLLTTPEAQGLARLVRDYRPIAIVDAHEYTVVGRFLQKFGGIQRYDALMQYATTANVPEFLTKASREWYYQPMSAALQGQGLTSDWYYTTSTDPADMRVSMGGTRPDTGRNVNGLKNAVSLLVETRGVGIGRTHIQRRVHTQVTALTSALRSTAERAANLEQVRSFVARDTVAQACRGEVAVDAGPTATQRDLLMLDPQTGADKTVRVEWNSSLDLRILTSRPRPCGYWLGPSAGEAVDHLKMMGVQVMRVAEQGSLLADTYRETARDTAPREDVRGTVAGATDTVRVKVETVRTAIDAPAGSYYVPLNQPLANLAVAALEPDTQNSYFANRLIGSLGDTARVMTTPTLVFEEPD from the coding sequence ATGAACCAGCCATTCGACGCCCTCCGCCCCTCCAGGACCGCCGCTCCCGGCCTGCCGCCCCGCGCGCTCGCTCCCCTGGTTCTGGCCATCGCCGTGCTGGCGGCGGGCTGCAGCAGCACGCCGCTGCCCCCCTGGCCCGCGAGCGCGCCGACGCCCCTGCCCTCCACCGCGCAGACGCGACCGGCTCCCGCACGCGCCGTGCCCCCGCCGCTGGGCACCACGCGCGCGGAAGTGGTCACCACCCCGATCACCGAAACCCCCATCGTGCCGCAGCCGGAAGGCGCGGCGCCGCCCTCCGCCGCCGCGCCGGCCGAGGCCCTGCCCTATTCCGCCGCCGTCGCGGCACGGTTCCCCGATCCCTCGGTGCGCTACGACACGCCCGGCCTGGCCGACGGCCGCCGGGCCTTCACCACCAACGCCGAGGCCTCGCAGTGGCTGCACAGCCTCGCGCCCCAGGCGGGCAGCGCGACGAAGACGGCGGTGATCGAGTGGGGCCGCTCGCAGCGTGGCGTCCCGCTCGAGGCGCTCGTGGCCACCCGCGGAGCCGGCACCTCGCTGCAGGACCTGGATGCCAGCGGCCGGCCCACCGTGGTGCTGATCGGCCAGCAGCACGGCGACGAACCCGCGGGCTCGGAAGCGCTGCTGGTGATCGCGCGCGAACTCACGCAGGGCCTGCTGGAGCCGCTGCTGGACCGCATCAACGTCGTCGTCGTGCCGCGCGCCAACCCCGACGGCGCGGAAGCCGGCACCCGCGTGACCGCGAACGGCACCGACATGAACCGCGACCACCTGCTGCTCACCACGCCCGAGGCGCAGGGGCTGGCCCGCCTGGTGCGGGACTACCGCCCCATCGCCATCGTCGATGCGCACGAATACACCGTGGTCGGCCGCTTCCTGCAGAAGTTCGGCGGCATCCAGCGCTACGACGCGCTGATGCAGTACGCCACCACCGCCAACGTGCCGGAATTCCTCACCAAGGCCTCGCGCGAGTGGTACTACCAGCCCATGTCGGCCGCCCTGCAGGGCCAGGGGCTGACCAGCGACTGGTACTACACCACCTCCACCGATCCGGCGGACATGCGCGTCTCCATGGGCGGCACGCGGCCGGACACCGGCCGCAACGTGAACGGCCTCAAGAACGCGGTCAGCCTGCTGGTGGAAACGCGCGGCGTGGGCATCGGCCGCACGCACATCCAGCGCCGCGTGCACACCCAGGTGACGGCGCTGACCAGCGCCCTGCGCAGCACGGCCGAGCGCGCCGCCAACCTGGAGCAGGTGCGCTCGTTCGTCGCGCGCGACACGGTCGCGCAGGCCTGCCGCGGCGAGGTCGCCGTGGATGCGGGCCCGACCGCCACGCAGCGCGACCTGCTGATGCTCGACCCGCAGACCGGTGCCGACAAGACCGTGCGCGTGGAATGGAACTCGTCGCTCGACCTGCGCATCCTCACCAGCCGCCCGCGCCCCTGCGGCTACTGGCTCGGCCCCTCGGCGGGCGAGGCGGTGGACCACCTGAAGATGATGGGCGTGCAGGTGATGCGCGTGGCCGAGCAGGGATCGCTGCTGGCCGACACCTACCGAGAAACCGCGCGCGACACCGCTCCTCGGGAAGACGTGCGCGGCACCGTGGCCGGCGCGACGGACACCGTGCGCGTGAAGGTCGAGACCGTGCGCACCGCCATCGATGCGCCCGCCGGCAGCTACTACGTGCCGCTCAACCAGCCCCTGGCGAACCTCGCGGTCGCCGCGCTGGAGCCGGACACGCAGAACAGCTATTTCGCGAACCGACTCATCGGCTCGCTGGGCGACACGGCCCGGGTGATGACCACGCCGACGCTGGTGTTCGAGGAACCGGACTGA
- a CDS encoding DEAD/DEAH box helicase, which produces MTFDELNLAPAILKAVHEQGYETPTPIQAQAIPAVLAGHDLLAGAQTGTGKTAAFTLPMLHRLTQGGTARPAGGIRALVLTPTRELAAQVEENLRAYAKHLDVKSTVIFGGVGMNPQIDRIKRGVDILVATPGRLLDLQQQGFLDLSKVEILVLDEADRMLDMGFIHDVKKVLALVPRDKQSLLFSATFSDEIRELANTLLKNPQSIQVTPRNTTVQRITQVIHPVGRGKKKQVLLHIIQEHNWSQVLVFTRTKFGANNVAEFLTKNGVNAMALHGNKSQSARTQALAGFKSGDIRALVATDIAARGIDIDELPHVVNYEIPNVPEDYVHRIGRTGRAGASGEAVSLVCMDEEGFMMEIERFTKQEIPVQVLDGFGPEEGEKAEPIAMGRQTIWGGAGKPPSREVMQAAAKAARSEMMERIRTNKATQGERSGGGKSGGRGAQGQGEGGSNGGQKPQRGRGGAQGQGQGQGNGPRAAHPGNGGHPRSGNGGGGNGGGRGNRPPRSEGGHRSDDLQPRRENAHLGTQLGTHLGPARHGSGSGGGQPDPMRTSVDSMSSGRRGGGFRSGGGGGGGYGGGGGGGYGGGRGGNRGPRGGGGGGGGGYGR; this is translated from the coding sequence ATGACTTTTGACGAACTGAACCTGGCCCCGGCCATTCTGAAAGCCGTGCACGAGCAGGGCTACGAGACCCCCACTCCCATCCAGGCCCAGGCCATCCCCGCCGTGCTCGCAGGGCACGACCTCCTCGCCGGAGCCCAGACCGGCACCGGCAAGACGGCGGCCTTCACGCTGCCGATGCTGCACCGCCTCACGCAGGGCGGCACCGCCCGGCCCGCCGGCGGCATCCGCGCCCTGGTGCTCACCCCCACGCGCGAGCTGGCCGCGCAGGTCGAGGAAAACCTCCGCGCCTACGCCAAGCACCTGGACGTGAAGTCCACCGTCATCTTCGGCGGCGTGGGCATGAACCCGCAGATCGACCGCATCAAGCGCGGCGTGGACATCCTGGTGGCCACCCCCGGCCGCCTGCTGGACCTGCAGCAGCAGGGCTTCCTGGACCTCTCCAAGGTCGAGATCCTGGTACTGGACGAAGCCGACCGCATGCTGGACATGGGCTTCATCCACGACGTGAAGAAGGTGCTGGCCCTGGTGCCCCGCGACAAGCAGAGCCTGCTGTTCTCGGCCACTTTCAGCGACGAGATCCGCGAACTCGCCAACACCCTGCTCAAGAACCCGCAGAGCATCCAGGTCACGCCGCGCAACACCACGGTGCAGCGCATCACGCAGGTGATCCATCCCGTGGGCCGAGGCAAGAAGAAGCAGGTGCTGCTGCACATCATCCAGGAACACAACTGGAGCCAGGTGCTGGTGTTCACGCGCACCAAGTTCGGTGCCAACAACGTGGCCGAATTCCTCACCAAGAACGGCGTCAATGCCATGGCGCTGCACGGCAACAAGAGCCAGAGCGCCCGCACCCAGGCGCTGGCCGGCTTCAAGAGCGGCGACATCCGCGCACTGGTGGCCACCGACATCGCCGCGCGCGGCATCGACATCGACGAGCTGCCGCACGTCGTGAACTACGAGATTCCCAACGTTCCCGAGGACTACGTCCACCGCATCGGCCGCACCGGCCGCGCGGGCGCCAGCGGCGAGGCCGTGAGCCTGGTCTGCATGGACGAGGAAGGCTTCATGATGGAGATCGAGCGCTTCACCAAGCAGGAGATCCCGGTGCAGGTGCTCGACGGCTTCGGCCCCGAGGAAGGCGAGAAGGCCGAGCCGATCGCCATGGGCCGCCAGACCATCTGGGGCGGCGCCGGCAAGCCGCCGAGCCGCGAGGTCATGCAGGCAGCTGCCAAGGCCGCGCGCAGCGAGATGATGGAGCGCATCCGCACCAACAAGGCCACCCAGGGTGAACGCAGCGGCGGCGGCAAGTCCGGCGGACGCGGCGCGCAAGGCCAGGGCGAAGGCGGCAGCAACGGTGGCCAGAAGCCCCAGCGCGGCCGCGGCGGTGCGCAAGGCCAAGGCCAGGGCCAGGGCAACGGCCCGCGCGCGGCCCATCCCGGCAACGGCGGCCATCCGCGCTCCGGCAACGGTGGCGGCGGCAATGGCGGCGGCCGTGGCAACCGCCCCCCGCGCAGCGAAGGCGGCCACCGCTCCGACGACCTGCAGCCGCGGCGCGAGAACGCCCACCTGGGCACGCAGCTCGGCACCCACCTGGGCCCCGCGCGCCATGGCAGCGGCAGTGGCGGCGGCCAGCCCGATCCGATGCGCACCAGCGTGGACAGCATGTCCAGCGGCCGGCGCGGCGGCGGCTTCCGCAGCGGTGGCGGTGGTGGCGGCGGCTATGGCGGCGGCGGTGGTGGTGGCTACGGCGGCGGCCGTGGCGGCAACCGCGGCCCCCGTGGCGGCGGTGGCGGCGGTGGCGGCGGCTACGGACGCTGA